TGACACAGGTATGAAGGAGGACCACCCCCcgacccccaaaataaaaagccacAGGATTCactgtttgatttatttttgggaGCAGTTAgcataaaaaaatctatttgtcTTTTGTAGGTGTTTGCCTCAGGCGTTTTTGAGCTGCACCTTCACGACTTTAAGAACCACAGGGGCCTGCTGGCCAACGGGCTGCCGTGCAAGCCCAGCTGCAGAACTTACTTCCGGGTGTGCCTGAAAAACTACCAGGTGGTGGTCTCGCCAGGAGAATGCATTTTCGGCAGCGCCCGGACGCCGGTGCTGGGTTCGGTGCTACCCGGTCCCATCCAGATCCCCTTCAACTATGGGTGGCCGGTAAGCAGCCACTCTTTCAGTATACTTTCACTTTTAGGGGAAATTTTTAGCAGTTGTTTTTAGAGCCTTAGGGGGCTCACCTGCTCCTCTAAATACTGCAGTGACATCATTAATTTAGAAAGTGTGCCATCTTCAAAATTACAAGAACGTCAATTATAGACTGATAATATGTCTGTTTTTCTTCCTAGGGATCATTTTCATTAATAATTGAAGCCTGGCACGCTCCTCATGGAAATCTACCTGTAGGTAAGTGCTGCGTGTCCGAGCTTCACCACAGGAGGGCGCTCTAGGTGCACACTTAACCCCagaaagtgttttgttttttttaatttcaccaCAATAATTTAGCAAAAGATCAAGTCATTAATTAGTCCTTATATTTGCTCACCTCATTGGTTGCTTGCATATTTTTTTCACACCTTCTCCGCCTCTTTGTTATGAACTTGTGGACACCTTCTTCATTCTTGTGCTCAACACAATTGAACTTCCTGCGGTTTATTTTTGGCGTGGGAACGAGCCGCGGGGCTTTCGGTGAGAATACACGGCGACTGCCAAGAAGCCCTGACTGAGTCTTCCTGTATTTTACACCTTACTTCTGTTCCGCCCCCGCTGGAAGACGGGACCGGGATGGGGGTGGCCTGGGAATGTTTTTGCCGACGGAAGAGAAAGAGGAAATTTCAAAACCTGAGTTTATCTTTCATCTGGGCTGTATAGGATGTGATAAGGGATGCAGCTTGCTACTGGGCAGATTAGTGGAGTGGAACGAGGCGACGTTAGAAAGCACAATAATTTATGATACGCGctcgggtggggagggggggggcgtaAATTGTTCAACCTTTAAGGGTACAACGACTCGTGACCCTTTCTGCAGTTGTACCGGCTAATGTTAGCACCAGACAAGGCTCACGAAATATTATGATTTATGGTGCTAGTCGAAGAGCATTTCATTCTTCTACCCGTGACAAATATACATCAACCACAATATGAGTCAAATCTTTCACAGATGTTATGAATCAGTGTTTGAAACATCCCCAACACAATTTGAAGTCATTCCAACTCCTTTCCAGATGCCAACAACTCAGACTTTCTAATAAGCTTCTTCGCCATCCAAAGACAACTGAGCGTGGGCAGCGACTGGGCTCAGGACACGCAGACCAGCGAGCAGACGGAGCTCAAGTATTCCTACCGATTCGTCTGCAACAAAAGTTACTACGGCGAGAGTTGCTCCAAGAAATGCACGCCCCGGGACGACCGCTTTGGACACTACACCTGCACCAGGGACGGACAGTTGTCCTGCCTGGCCGGCTGGAAGGGGGAATACTGCGAAGAACGTAAGTTGGTCTGGTGTCATTTGGGGTTCTGGAGAGTCTCAAGAGCGAGAGATTAGCATCTTTAAGGATAGTTGTGCGGACCTTGTACTTGATGGAATTGCTGACGCAAATAATTACAAAGTGTTTGAGGTGAGGCCAGTTATGCGTAAATGCAACATTTTAAAGTCGGACGACAAACCCGGGCCCACCCTCAATCTATAGAGGTCCGCCCGCCGCTTTTCATCAAGAGTGACGCCCGAGAGTAATCGTTACCATGTGCTGTATACGCGACAATGGCTCTGTCATCCGCGCCATTTGGTGGCCAAAGAGGAATTGGCGGCGATCTATTCGGACAACCGCGGCGCCAAATTCCAACCATATGGGCTGACGCCTTGCAATTAGAAGCTCATCTTTCATGGCTGACTACAGAAAAAtatgcatgggggggggggggggagtggaaagAAAAAGATAGATTGGGAATGCTATTGTAACTAATGAGCTCATtcgtttgtttacattcacacgCCTATTTAGTGTGAAGCGTCATTTGTCTGCTTCAAATGTGAGAATTGAATTGAAACACTACTTACAAAACTTTCAAGGCAGCCAACCGCTGCACTGTATTCCTATAAATGACTCCCAACGAGTTCAAACATGCCCGACTGGTTTGTGAATGTCAGCCATTTAGCATCTACAGGTGTGCTTTTACCTGACACGACCGTATTATTTACCACAATACTGGCCTACGCGTGCCCAGTAACCCAATCCGcatgaggggaggggaggggagggggtggcaGGAGGGGCGCGCGCGCATTGCTAGGAGGCCACGCACGCGTGCCTCACACGCGCCGGGGTTAATCACGCCGCTATTATCCAGCCACGCGCCGAGCGACGCGCGCGCGCTCGATAGCAGCAGCTGCAAATATGGCGGCCACAACAACAATAGTGACAGCTGTCTGCTATTGAGACCGAGCATCTGTTGCCCGCTAAACTGGCTGCTTACCGTCGGCAGCCGCGCGATAATGTCGGAGCCCCGCGAGTCCCGCGAGTCCCGCTCTGCGCAAACAAACCTCTCAGCAGCTGGGTTGAGATCAAATGAGAGGCAAAGCCAGACACATGGACATTTCTGCGCTGTTATTTATAAAGACGTCAAGCGTGACCTCGAATGTTAGCCCATgtagggaaggaaaaaaaaaatgtttacgtaTTTTCCATACAACTTCAAAATGCTACAATGGCCGTATTATATTGATATATATACATTCTTATTTTCTTCCATAGCCATCTGTCTGGAAGGCTGCAGCGAGAGGAACGGCAACTGCTCCAAACCtggagagtgtgtgtgagtatTGAACCGAAAGTTCATTTTATTAggtccaagatccaagtggcgaTTTTTCATCCGTTTAAATACTCACTTTCGAGCTCCGACTATACGCAAAACAGACTAAAGTTCAACGATGCTCGGCAAATTCCCCACTTTTCCTCCCAGATGATATTTTGCCCTCTTTTTGGCGACACAAATCCATCACTACCCCAACCAGGAATGAGGTTAAAACCCTTTGGGATGCCCGAACAGCATCATTAAGCCGCTCCCACATCCCCTCTCACTCAGCATAGCAGATCATAACAAATTTCATAACAAATTTAGACGGAAGAATTTTAAACTGAATACAActatggaaaaagaaaaacagaatacaaaaaaatatgataaagatttgggagaaaaaaacaaattgatttttttttttttttaaaccatcatTCTGAAAAATCTCCCAAACTAAAAACCCAACCTAAGACCAAAAACAAACCACGACGATCTTACAAATTCAATTTATCGAAGCGTAATTGTGAGACTGAGCTCTTTATCGCCCCCTACAGGTGTCGAGATGGCTGGCAGGGGACCTTCTGCGACGAGTGCAAAAAATACCCGGCGTGTAAGCACGGCACCTGCCAGCTGCCCTGGCAGTGCAACTGTCAAGAGGGTTGGGGAGGCCTATTCTGTGACCAAGGTAAGGAAACACATCGTGGTCCACTTTCAAGAACACTCTCATGTTGCCTACTTTTCATTTGGATCAGCTGAAGAAGCGCATTAGCTAAATTGGGTTTCTTCTCACTCATGATACGCAAGCAAGAATTGGATAACTTTCTTTCGTATAAACACAAACACTCACTTCTCATTGTCGTCTTCGTTCCTCTCCGTGAAGATCTCAACTTTTGCACGCATCATCATCCCTGCGTGAATGGCGCCACCTGCATGAACACGGGCCAGGGCAGCTACACGTGCACGTGCATGCCGGGCTTCACCGGCGTCAACTGCGAGCTGGAGATGCAGGAGTGCGACAGCAACCCCTGCCGGAACGGAGGAATATGCACTGTAAGTCATTTTTGTGACTTGATGTACCCCCACGTGCAATTGAAGCTAACGTCACGGTTGTCTCCGAAGAATCTGGAGAGCGGTTACATGTGCTCGTGTCCGGACGGTTTCGAGGGCTCCCACTGCGAGCACAGCCTCCTGACGTGCGTGGATTCGCCGTGCTTCCACGGAGGCAAGTGCTGGGAGAAGGACAACGGGCGGAGCTACATGTGCGAGTGTCCCAGCGGCTACACCGGCCTCAACTGCGAGAAGAGGGTGGACAAGTGCACCACGCTTCCCTGCGCTAATGGTacgaccacccccccccccaccatgaGTGGAAGCGTGCGGAACAACAGGAATTGCCGGGAAGTCAGTGTCTATTGTCCTGCTTCTAAACAAGTCGACGGTCTTGAGCTGCAGCTTGTAAATGTCACCGCTGCCCGCGGCAGTCGTTGTTGATTAAGGGGGCAACAAATTTCTTGTTTTACTAAGACGGAAGAATTGTTTCTTTGTAGCGAGAACAATCACAACGGCGTGGTCGCAGATTGGACGCAGATGTGCAAAGCGAGGCCTCCTCGTGAGAACGACACTTGTTGAGAGTTCACAACTCAATAGTCATTTCATCTTAGAAGTGACACTTCCATCTTTGTTGGATTACCTCATTTCTGTTGATTCTGCTGTGGAAGAACATGAGGGTCCTTGACCTCCAGCCCGGCAGAAACTTTGGGTAGAAGCAGGGAGACTCTGAAACACAGAACAAAGTTTTTCCATGAGTGACCAAGAAGATCTTGAGGGACTTTCAGGCACCATTTTAACAATTTCCTTCTGTGGGTTTTCTGTAGGTGGTCAGTGCCTGATCCACGGTGGTACCCGGGTATGCAGTTGCCGCGCGGGATTTACGGGCCAGCACTGCGAGATCAACATCAACGAGTGCGCCGGGAACCCGTGCGTCAATGGCGGGACCTGCCTGGACCGGATCAACGACTACACCTGCGCGTGCCCCCCGGGGTACAGCGGACGCAACTGCGACAAGGTCCTCAATGACTGTCCTCTCCATCCTTGCCTCAATGGCGGCGTCTGCGCCAGTAAGACCCCGGCGACCTGCGTGTGCCCGCCTGGCTTCACGGGACACAGCTGCGAGTTCTTCGCCGCTGTGACTTCACAAGTCGGGGAGGCTCAAGATGGCTTCCAGTGGGCAGCCGTCTCTCTGGCCGTGGGTCTGGTGGCGCTTTTGGTGCTGCTTTGCATGGTGGGCTTGGCGCTGAGGCACATCCACCGGCAGGCCCGAAGGCAACGAGAGGACACGGAGACCATGAACAATGTGTCCAGCGCTCAGCGGGATAATCTCATACCGGCTTCGCAGCTCAAAAACACCAACCAGAAAGTCAGCCTGGAGGTGGACTGCGACTCGGAGAAGTCGAACTTTATCCACAAAAACTATCACTTGGACCCTTACAGCTCGAAAACAAAGGAATTTAAAGACGACACGTCGAGAGAAGACAAAAGTCTTATTTATGA
This genomic stretch from Syngnathus scovelli strain Florida chromosome 20, RoL_Ssco_1.2, whole genome shotgun sequence harbors:
- the dll4 gene encoding delta-like protein 4, which encodes MAAWVTFALAFSTMTQVFASGVFELHLHDFKNHRGLLANGLPCKPSCRTYFRVCLKNYQVVVSPGECIFGSARTPVLGSVLPGPIQIPFNYGWPGSFSLIIEAWHAPHGNLPVDANNSDFLISFFAIQRQLSVGSDWAQDTQTSEQTELKYSYRFVCNKSYYGESCSKKCTPRDDRFGHYTCTRDGQLSCLAGWKGEYCEEPICLEGCSERNGNCSKPGECVCRDGWQGTFCDECKKYPACKHGTCQLPWQCNCQEGWGGLFCDQDLNFCTHHHPCVNGATCMNTGQGSYTCTCMPGFTGVNCELEMQECDSNPCRNGGICTNLESGYMCSCPDGFEGSHCEHSLLTCVDSPCFHGGKCWEKDNGRSYMCECPSGYTGLNCEKRVDKCTTLPCANGGQCLIHGGTRVCSCRAGFTGQHCEININECAGNPCVNGGTCLDRINDYTCACPPGYSGRNCDKVLNDCPLHPCLNGGVCASKTPATCVCPPGFTGHSCEFFAAVTSQVGEAQDGFQWAAVSLAVGLVALLVLLCMVGLALRHIHRQARRQREDTETMNNVSSAQRDNLIPASQLKNTNQKVSLEVDCDSEKSNFIHKNYHLDPYSSKTKEFKDDTSREDKSLIYDKCLEDKRPLSRVCSEKPECRISTISSSRDSMYQSVFVIGDTRRECVIATEV